The following proteins come from a genomic window of Yinghuangia sp. ASG 101:
- a CDS encoding putative RNA methyltransferase, whose amino-acid sequence MLPDVVDLLRCPHCQARLAPDTGRGGLRCAAGRHTFDIARQGYAGLLAGDAKTGTADTPAMVAARDAFLGAGHYHPIADAVAAHAADTTAPGAVVDVGAGTGHSLARALDAAPSRVGLALDISKYALRRAAKAHPRAGAAACDAWRPLPVRDGAAALVLNVFAPRNPAELRRVLDPRGTLVVVTPAPRHLAELRDALGLLNVDTDKKARLDAALDPYFTPLDAAHVAFPMALGHTDAATVVAMGPSAWHTDPDAVRATLAALPAPVHVRAEVTVSRYAPR is encoded by the coding sequence GTGCTGCCCGACGTCGTCGACCTCCTGCGCTGCCCGCACTGCCAGGCCCGCCTCGCCCCCGACACGGGCCGCGGCGGCCTGCGCTGCGCCGCCGGACGCCACACCTTCGACATCGCCCGCCAGGGGTACGCCGGACTCCTGGCGGGCGACGCCAAAACCGGCACCGCCGACACCCCCGCCATGGTCGCCGCCCGAGACGCCTTCCTCGGAGCCGGCCACTACCACCCCATCGCCGACGCCGTCGCCGCCCACGCCGCCGACACGACCGCCCCCGGCGCCGTCGTCGACGTCGGCGCCGGCACCGGGCACAGCCTCGCCCGCGCCCTCGACGCCGCTCCCTCCCGCGTCGGCCTCGCCCTGGACATCTCCAAGTACGCGCTGCGCCGCGCCGCCAAGGCCCACCCCCGGGCCGGAGCCGCCGCCTGCGACGCCTGGCGGCCCCTCCCGGTACGCGACGGCGCCGCCGCACTCGTCCTCAACGTCTTCGCCCCGCGCAACCCCGCCGAGCTGCGCCGCGTCCTCGACCCCCGCGGCACCCTCGTCGTCGTCACCCCCGCCCCGCGGCACCTCGCCGAACTCCGCGACGCCCTCGGCCTCCTCAACGTCGACACCGACAAGAAGGCCCGCCTGGACGCCGCCCTCGACCCGTACTTCACCCCGCTCGACGCCGCCCACGTCGCCTTCCCGATGGCCCTCGGCCACACCGACGCCGCGACCGTCGTCGCCATGGGCCCCAGCGCCTGGCACACCGACCCCGACGCCGTGCGCGCCACGCTCGCCGCCCTGCCCGCCCCCGTCCACGTCCGCGCCGAGGTCACCGTGTCGCGCTACGCGCCCCGCTGA
- a CDS encoding HAD family hydrolase, translating into MTALEAHARPGSAQGLQAVLCDMDGTLVDTERSWFATEVSVMADLGFRLGPEHAEHLLGSPMDPAVAYLIGVSGADIAPEELERRINVRMVETLSSGVDLRPGAKRLLAELDAARVPMALVTASYRAIVDAVLPSLGAHHFGVTVAGDEVTLPKPHPEPYLKAAAALGVAPERCVVLEDSRTGVASGEAAGCAVVAVPSMTPIPDGPRRTVRTSLDDVDLAFLRRVVRRTTAAP; encoded by the coding sequence ATGACGGCTCTCGAAGCCCACGCCCGCCCCGGCTCAGCCCAGGGCCTCCAGGCCGTGCTGTGCGACATGGACGGGACGCTGGTCGACACGGAGCGCAGCTGGTTCGCCACCGAGGTCTCGGTCATGGCCGATCTCGGATTCCGCCTCGGCCCCGAACACGCCGAACACCTCCTCGGCAGCCCCATGGACCCCGCCGTCGCGTACCTCATCGGCGTCTCCGGCGCCGACATCGCCCCCGAGGAGCTGGAACGCCGCATAAACGTGCGCATGGTCGAGACGCTCAGCAGCGGCGTCGACCTGCGCCCCGGGGCCAAGCGCCTGCTCGCCGAGCTGGACGCCGCACGCGTGCCGATGGCCCTCGTGACCGCCTCATACCGGGCCATCGTCGACGCCGTGCTGCCGTCCCTCGGCGCCCACCACTTCGGCGTCACCGTCGCCGGCGACGAGGTCACCCTGCCCAAGCCCCACCCCGAGCCGTATCTGAAGGCCGCCGCCGCGCTCGGCGTGGCACCGGAGCGCTGCGTGGTCCTGGAGGACTCCCGCACCGGCGTGGCCTCCGGCGAGGCCGCCGGATGCGCCGTGGTCGCCGTCCCCAGCATGACGCCGATCCCCGATGGGCCCCGGCGCACCGTGCGGACGTCACTCGACGACGTCGACCTGGCCTTCCTCCGCCGGGTCGTACGCCGCACGACGGCCGCGCCCTGA
- the metH gene encoding methionine synthase, translated as MTAASATPQQLRTALATRVVVADGAMGTMLQAQDPTLDDFQGHEGCNEILNISRPDIVRSVHEAYFSVGVDCVETNTFGANLANLGEYDISDRIFELSEAGARIARDVADGFSTADRPRWVLGSIGPGTKLPSLGHTTYAALRDAYQANAAGLIAGGAHALLVETTQDLLQTKASIIGAHRANAAAGTDLPVFVQVTVETTGTMLLGSEIGAALTALEPLGVDLIGLNCATGPAEMSEHLRHLARHAQIGVSAMPNAGLPVLTKDGAHYPLSPEELADAHDVFTREYGLALVGGCCGTTPEHLRQIVERVRGRELTPRDARHEPSAASLYQSVPFRQDTSYLAIGERTNANGSKAFREAMLARDWEKCLEIARDQSRDGAHMLDLCVDYVGRDGAEDMRELATRLATATTLPIVLDSTEPAVIQAGLEALGGRAVVNSVNYEDGDGPDSRFARMAALAQEHGAAVVVMAIDEQGQARTADRKAAIADRTIRDLRDNWGFNVSDIIVDCLTFTICTGQEETRRDGLETIEGIRRLKELHPDVQTTLGLSNISFGLNPAARMVLNSVFLHECVEAGLDSAIVHASKILPMARIPDEQRDVALDVVYDRRREGYDPLTRYLELFDGVDTKSVKASRAEELAALPLGERLERRIIDGERTGLEADLDEALTTRPALDIINDTLLAGMKVVGELFGSGQMQLPFVLQSAEVMKTAVAHLEPHMEKTGADGKGTIVLATVKGDVHDIGKNLVDIILSNNGYNVVNIGIKQPVSAILEAAEDNNADVIGMSGLLVKSTVIMKENLEELNQRGLATGYPVILGGAALTRAYVEEDLHDLYAGEVRYARDAFEGLRLMDALMGVKRGVPGAELPPLKRRRVASASLIETAPEDMPARSDISTDNPVPTPPFWGDRVVKGIQLADYASWLDERATFMGQWGLKASRGGSGPSYEELVETEGRPRLRYWLDKLVTENLLEAAVVYGYFPCVSKGDDLIVLHDDGSERTRFTFPRQRRDRHLCLADFFRPEESGETDVVGFQVVTVGSRLSGATAELFAADAYRDYLELHGLSVQLAEALAEYWHARVRAELGFASEDPADIDGMLKLDYRGARFSLGYGACPDLEDRAKIVSLLDPSRIGVDLSDEFQLHPEQSTDAIVVHHPEATYFNAR; from the coding sequence ATGACCGCAGCATCCGCGACCCCGCAACAACTCCGCACCGCCCTCGCCACCCGCGTCGTCGTCGCGGACGGCGCCATGGGCACGATGCTGCAGGCACAGGACCCCACCCTCGACGACTTCCAGGGCCACGAAGGCTGCAACGAGATCCTCAACATCTCGCGCCCCGACATCGTGCGGTCCGTCCACGAGGCCTACTTCTCCGTCGGCGTCGACTGCGTCGAGACCAACACCTTCGGAGCCAACCTCGCCAACCTCGGCGAGTACGACATCTCCGACCGCATCTTCGAGCTGTCCGAGGCCGGCGCGCGCATCGCCCGCGACGTCGCCGACGGATTCTCCACCGCCGACCGGCCCCGCTGGGTCCTCGGCTCGATCGGCCCCGGCACCAAACTCCCCAGCCTCGGCCACACCACCTACGCCGCGCTGCGCGACGCGTACCAGGCCAACGCCGCCGGCCTCATCGCCGGAGGCGCCCACGCCCTGCTCGTCGAGACGACGCAGGACCTCCTCCAGACCAAGGCGTCCATCATCGGCGCGCACCGCGCCAACGCCGCCGCCGGCACCGACCTGCCGGTCTTCGTCCAGGTCACCGTCGAGACCACCGGGACGATGCTGCTCGGCTCCGAGATCGGCGCCGCCCTGACCGCCCTCGAACCCCTCGGCGTCGACCTCATCGGCCTCAACTGCGCCACCGGGCCCGCCGAGATGAGCGAACACCTGCGCCACCTCGCCCGCCACGCGCAGATCGGCGTCTCCGCGATGCCCAACGCGGGCCTGCCCGTCCTCACCAAGGACGGCGCGCACTACCCGCTCAGCCCCGAGGAACTCGCCGACGCCCACGACGTGTTCACCCGCGAGTACGGGCTCGCCCTGGTCGGCGGCTGCTGCGGCACCACCCCCGAACACCTGCGGCAGATCGTCGAGCGCGTCCGTGGCCGCGAACTGACGCCGCGCGACGCCCGGCACGAGCCCAGCGCCGCGTCGCTGTACCAGTCCGTGCCCTTCCGGCAGGACACCTCGTACCTCGCCATCGGCGAACGCACCAACGCCAACGGCTCCAAGGCGTTCCGCGAGGCCATGCTCGCCCGCGACTGGGAGAAGTGCCTCGAAATCGCGCGCGACCAGTCCCGCGACGGCGCCCACATGCTCGACCTGTGCGTCGACTACGTGGGCCGCGACGGCGCCGAGGACATGCGCGAACTCGCGACGCGCCTGGCCACCGCCACCACACTCCCGATCGTCCTCGACTCCACCGAGCCCGCCGTCATCCAGGCCGGCCTCGAGGCGCTCGGCGGTCGCGCCGTCGTCAACTCGGTGAACTACGAGGACGGCGACGGCCCCGATTCGCGGTTCGCGCGCATGGCCGCCCTCGCCCAGGAGCACGGCGCCGCCGTCGTCGTCATGGCGATCGACGAGCAGGGCCAGGCGCGCACCGCGGACCGCAAGGCCGCCATCGCCGACCGCACCATCCGCGACCTGCGCGACAACTGGGGTTTCAACGTCTCCGACATCATCGTCGACTGCCTCACCTTCACCATCTGCACCGGCCAGGAGGAGACCCGGCGCGACGGCCTGGAGACCATCGAGGGGATCCGCAGGCTCAAGGAGCTGCACCCCGACGTCCAGACCACCCTGGGCCTGTCCAACATCTCCTTCGGCCTCAACCCGGCCGCGCGCATGGTCCTCAACTCCGTCTTCCTGCACGAATGCGTCGAGGCCGGGCTCGACTCGGCGATCGTGCACGCCTCCAAGATCCTGCCCATGGCGCGGATCCCCGACGAGCAGCGCGACGTCGCGCTCGACGTCGTCTACGACCGCCGCCGCGAGGGGTACGACCCCCTCACCCGCTACCTCGAACTCTTCGACGGCGTCGACACCAAGTCGGTCAAGGCCTCCCGCGCCGAAGAACTGGCCGCGCTCCCGCTCGGGGAGCGGCTCGAACGCCGCATCATCGACGGCGAACGCACCGGCCTCGAAGCCGACCTGGACGAGGCCCTCACCACCCGGCCCGCCCTCGACATCATCAACGACACCCTGCTCGCGGGCATGAAGGTCGTCGGCGAGCTGTTCGGCTCCGGCCAGATGCAGCTGCCGTTCGTGCTGCAGTCGGCCGAGGTGATGAAGACCGCCGTCGCCCACCTCGAACCGCACATGGAGAAGACCGGCGCCGACGGCAAGGGCACCATCGTCCTCGCCACCGTCAAGGGCGACGTCCACGACATCGGCAAGAACCTCGTCGACATCATCCTCAGCAACAACGGCTACAACGTGGTCAACATCGGTATCAAACAGCCGGTCTCGGCCATCCTCGAAGCCGCCGAGGACAACAACGCCGACGTCATCGGCATGTCCGGCCTCCTGGTGAAATCCACCGTCATCATGAAGGAGAACCTGGAGGAGCTGAACCAGCGCGGCCTGGCCACCGGCTACCCCGTCATCCTCGGCGGCGCCGCCCTCACACGCGCCTACGTCGAGGAAGACCTCCACGACCTCTACGCCGGCGAGGTCCGCTACGCCCGCGACGCGTTCGAAGGGCTCCGGCTCATGGACGCGCTCATGGGCGTCAAGCGCGGCGTCCCCGGCGCCGAGCTGCCGCCGCTCAAACGCCGCAGGGTCGCCTCCGCCTCGCTCATCGAGACCGCCCCCGAGGACATGCCCGCCCGCTCCGACATCTCCACCGACAACCCCGTCCCGACCCCGCCGTTCTGGGGCGACCGCGTCGTCAAGGGCATCCAACTCGCCGACTACGCCTCCTGGCTCGACGAGCGCGCCACCTTCATGGGCCAGTGGGGGCTCAAGGCCAGCCGCGGCGGCAGCGGGCCGTCGTACGAGGAACTCGTCGAGACCGAAGGCCGCCCGCGCCTGCGCTACTGGCTCGACAAGCTCGTCACCGAGAACCTCCTCGAAGCCGCCGTCGTCTACGGCTACTTCCCGTGTGTGTCCAAGGGCGACGACCTCATCGTGCTGCACGACGACGGCTCCGAGCGCACCCGCTTCACGTTCCCCCGGCAGCGCCGCGACCGCCACCTGTGCCTCGCCGACTTCTTCCGCCCCGAGGAATCCGGCGAGACGGACGTCGTCGGCTTCCAGGTCGTCACCGTCGGCTCGCGCCTCTCCGGCGCCACCGCGGAGCTGTTCGCCGCCGACGCCTACCGCGATTACCTCGAACTCCACGGCCTGTCCGTGCAGTTGGCCGAAGCTCTCGCCGAATACTGGCACGCCCGCGTCCGCGCCGAGCTGGGCTTCGCCAGCGAGGACCCCGCCGACATCGACGGCATGCTCAAACTGGACTACCGCGGCGCCCGGTTCTCCCTCGGCTACGGCGCCTGCCCCGACCTCGAGGACCGCGCCAAGATCGTCAGCCTGCTCGACCCCTCCCGCATCGGCGTCGACCTCTCCGACGAGTTCCAGCTCCACCCCGAGCAGTCGACCGACGCGATCGTCGTCCACCACCCCGAGGCCACGTACTTCAACGCCCGGTAA
- a CDS encoding NAD(P)/FAD-dependent oxidoreductase — MSQPVQPVDPAGVPAPVETDLLIIGAGPTGLYAAYYAGFRGLRVAVVDSLPEIGGQITAMYPEKMIYDVAGFPAVKGQDLVDALGAQARQFDPLYLLGHRAEELDHGTDSVTVTCDTGLTVTAKVVLISGGIGTFSPRPLPAADAFTGDGVMFFVPRLAELADLDVLIVGGGDSAFDWAMSLEPLAKSVTLVHRRDKFRAHEHTVQKVLASRVEVITSAEVAKLHGNGRVEGADIVAKLDGAVRTVPTQAVVAALGFVADLGPMSRWGLEQRKRHILVDSTMRTNFERVFAAGDIADYDGKVKLIATGFGEAATAVNNAMTVVDPSAKVFPGHSSDSA; from the coding sequence GTGTCTCAGCCCGTCCAGCCTGTGGACCCCGCAGGCGTTCCGGCGCCGGTCGAGACGGATCTGCTGATCATAGGAGCGGGTCCGACCGGCTTGTACGCCGCTTATTACGCGGGGTTCCGCGGCCTGCGGGTCGCGGTGGTCGACTCGCTTCCGGAGATCGGCGGTCAGATCACCGCGATGTACCCGGAGAAGATGATCTACGACGTCGCGGGGTTCCCGGCCGTCAAGGGTCAGGATCTCGTCGACGCGCTCGGCGCGCAGGCCAGGCAGTTCGATCCGCTGTATCTGCTCGGCCACCGTGCCGAGGAGCTGGATCACGGCACCGACTCGGTGACCGTGACCTGTGACACCGGGCTCACGGTGACCGCGAAAGTGGTGCTGATCAGCGGCGGGATCGGGACGTTCAGCCCGCGTCCGCTGCCCGCCGCGGACGCGTTCACCGGCGACGGCGTGATGTTCTTCGTCCCGCGCCTGGCGGAACTCGCGGACCTGGACGTGCTGATCGTCGGCGGCGGCGACTCGGCGTTCGACTGGGCGATGAGCCTGGAACCGCTGGCGAAGTCGGTGACGCTGGTGCACCGGCGCGACAAGTTCCGCGCGCACGAGCACACCGTGCAGAAGGTGCTGGCGTCGCGCGTGGAGGTCATCACCTCCGCCGAGGTCGCCAAGCTGCACGGCAACGGCCGGGTGGAGGGCGCGGACATCGTCGCCAAGCTGGACGGCGCGGTGCGCACCGTCCCGACGCAGGCGGTGGTCGCGGCGTTGGGGTTCGTGGCGGATCTCGGCCCGATGAGCCGCTGGGGCCTGGAGCAGCGCAAACGGCACATCCTGGTCGACTCGACGATGCGCACGAATTTCGAGCGCGTGTTCGCGGCGGGCGACATCGCCGACTACGACGGCAAGGTCAAGCTCATCGCCACCGGCTTCGGCGAGGCGGCCACGGCGGTCAACAACGCGATGACGGTGGTCGACCCGTCCGCGAAGGTGTTCCCGGGCCACTCCTCCGACTCCGCCTGA